A part of Ictalurus furcatus strain D&B chromosome 8, Billie_1.0, whole genome shotgun sequence genomic DNA contains:
- the LOC128611414 gene encoding uncharacterized protein LOC128611414: MLNMSVISSLKMTVVWILVSYLCIISPAQSLDLSRPSFISVKSGERVTLNCPFYWSQSLLNLVIWYKQIFGEMPQKVGEGLAYKGVKISPEFKTSGYKMEKTDSSSSLTISHIKKEHGGLYYCVQFNWGNVAVNLSRGTFLDVTDERDINVSVFQSGVSDSVPAGASVTLQCSVLSESRSAELQVLWFRAAPPQSHPQIIYTHHNSSHQCESGSSTHTCVYNFSKNILSLSDTGTYYCAVAVCGKIIFGNGTRVQLSINTFV; the protein is encoded by the exons ATGCTGAACATGAGTGTCATTTCATCTCTGAAGATGACTGTAGTCTGGATTCTTGTCTCATATCTTTGCATAATAT ctcCAGCTCAAAGTTTGGATCTTTCCCGACCATCATTTATCTCAGTAAAGTCTGGTGAACGTGTCACTCTTAACTGCCCATTTTACTGGAGTCAAAGTTTATTAAATCTTGTCATTTGGTACAAACAAATATTTGGAGAGATGCCACAAAAAGTGGGAGAAGGATTAGCATATAAGGGTGTGAAAATCAGCCCCGAGTTCAAAACCTCAGGATATAAAATGGAGAAGACTGATAGCAGCAGTTCTTTGACAATTTcacatataaaaaaagaacatggaGGACTTTACTACTGTGTACAGTTTAACTGGGGAAATGTAGCTGTTAATCTATCCAGAGGAACTTTCTTGGATGTAACAG ATGAGAGAGATATAAACGTCTCAGTGTTCCAGAGCGGCGTGTCGGACTCGGTTCCTGCAGGAGCGTCAGTGACTCTGCAGTGCTCGGTTCTCTCTGAGAGCAGATCAGCAGAACTCCAAGTGCTCTGGTTCAGAGCTGCTCCACCACAATCCCATCctcaaatcatttacactcatcACAACAGCAGCCATCAGTGTGAGAGCGgctcttctacacacacctgtgtgtacaaCTTCTCCAAGAACATCCTCAGCCTCAGTGATACTGGAACTTACTACTGTGCTGTGGCCGTGTGTGGGAAGATCATTTTTGGGAACGGGACACGAGTACAACTGagtataaacacatttgtttaa
- the LOC128612049 gene encoding uncharacterized protein LOC128612049, with translation MKVTSTKYLVLLSFDYFDFLNLSVISSLKMSVVWILVSSLCIISAPAQSLDLSRPSFISVRSGECVTLNCTLIGSSLDLVIWYKQIFGEMPQKVGEGLAYKDVKISPEFKTSGYKMETTDSGISLTISHIKKEHGGLYYCGQLSWENVAVNLSRGTFLEVTDERDINVSVFQNGVSDSVPAGASVTLQCSVLSESRSAELQVLWFRAAPPQSRPQIIYTHHNSSHQCESGSSTHPCVYNFSKNILSLNDTGTYYCAVAVCGKIIFGNGTQVQLSINTFV, from the exons atgaaAGTCACCAGTACAAAATACTTGGTGCTTTTGTCCTTTGACTACTTTGATTTTCTGAACCTGAGTGTCATTTCATCTCTGAAGATGTCTGTAGTCTGGATTCTTGTCTCATCTCTCTGCATAATAT cagctcCAGCCCAAAGTTTGGATCTTTCCCGACCATCATTTATCTCAGTAAGGTCTGGTGAATGTGTCACTCTTAACTGCACATTGATTGGGAGTTCATTAGATCTTGTCATTTGGTACAAACAAATATTTGGAGAGATGCCTCAAAAAGTGGGAGAAGGATTAGCATATAAGGATGTCAAAATCAGCCCCGAGTTCAAAACATCTGGATATAAAATGGAGACGACTGATAGCGGCATTTCTCTGACAATTTcacatataaaaaaagaacatggaGGACTTTACTACTGTGGACAATTGAGCTGGGAAAATGTAGCTGTTAATCTATCCAGAGGAACTTTCTTGGAGGTAACAG ATGAGAGAGATATAAACGTCTCAGTGTTCCAGAACGGCGTGTCGGACTCGGTTCCTGCAGGAGCGTCAGTGACTCTGCAGTGCTCGGTTCTCTCTGAGAGCAGATCAGCAGAACTCCAAGTGCTCTGGTTCAGAGCTGCTCCACCACAATCCCGTCctcaaatcatttacactcatcACAACAGCAGCCATCAGTGTGAGAGCGGCTcttctacacacccctgtgtgTACAACTTCTCCAAGAACATCCTCAGCCTCAATGATACTGGAACTTACTACTGCGCTGTGGCCGTGTGTGGGAAGATCATTTTTGGGAACGGGACACAAGTACAATTGagtataaacacatttgtttaa